A segment of the Streptomyces sp. P9-A2 genome:
AACGTCGCGCAAGTCACATCTCGGAGGGTGTTTCGGCGCAGGAAATGGCGGGAAACAAACGTGGTTCCGCACGATCGGGGCGCATCGGGAACGGGTCGGCCGCGACCCGGCGCACTCGCTCCACGGGCCTGTGCTCGCATCCGAGCCTGATCACACGTGTCCATCGGCGCGAACGCGGCGCGAATACAGATGGATCTTGAGGCTCCGCTTGGCACCTTACGTCAACCTGCCGAGGGAGAGGCTCCCGGGAGAGTGATAAGAATTCGGCATCCTCGTTCGGATTCGGCCACACCGATCCGTCCGCCGTGGAGATCGACGGCCCAGCGGGCGATCGCCAGGCCGAGGCCGGTGCCCCCGTCACTGCCCGGACCGTGCGGCAGGTTGACGCTGCCGCGGTTGAACCGCTCGAAGACGCGATGCCACTCGGTCCGCGGAATGCCGGGCCCCTCGTCCAGGATCTCCAGCTGAAGCGAGTCCGGCTGCGGGCCGGGCCGTGCCTTGACCGTCACCCGGCCGTGCGGCGGGCTGTGCTTGACCGCGTTGTCGATGAGGTTGGCGACGACCTGGTGGATGCGCTCCGGGTCGACGTACGCGGTGAGCTCCGGCGGCCTGACGTCGAGACTCAGGTGGACGTCCGTGCGTGTATGGCCGCCGGAGCCGGTGGTCATGCCCGCGCGCGCGGAGGCGACCATGTTGGCCTCCTTGAGCACGCCGGACAGATACGGCCACACCTCGAACCGCTGCCGCCGCAGCGGGACGACCCCGTTGTCCAGGCGGGACAGGTCGAGGAGCGTCTCCACGAGACGCCCCAGCCGCTCGGTCTGCTTCAGCGCCGTGCGCATGGTCTCGGGGTCGGCCTCGGTGATGCCGTCGACGATGTTCTCCAGCACCGCGCGCAGACCCGCGATGGGGGTGCGCAGCTCGTGCGAGACGTTGGCCACCAGCTCCTTGCGCTGCTGGTCCTGGGCCTCCAGCTCGTCGGCCATGACATTGATGGTCTGGGCCAGGTCGCCCAGTTCGTCCCGGCGGTGCTCGCGCACCCGGCGCGTGTAGTCGCCGTGCGAGATGGACCGGGCCACCGCGTTCATGTCGTCCAGCGGCGCGGTGAGGGAGTGTGCCACGAACTGTGTGATGAGCAGGGTGGCGATCATCGAGAAGACCGTGATGAAGCGCAGTTCCGTCTTGGTCTGCACCGCGATCATCGACAGCCCGGTGGTGATCAGTACCGAGATGACGACCAGCGCACCCAGCTTGGTCTTGATGGAGAACGGGCGGACGCCGCCCCAGGGGCCGGGGTCCCCGGGGCCTCTCCGTGCGGCCGGCCCGTCGCTCATGGCGTCGGCGTCTCCAGGGCGTAGCCCACGCCGTGCACGGTACGGATGCGCTCGGCACCGATCTTCCGGCGCAGCGCCTTGATGTGGCTGTCGACGGTCCGGGTGCCGGAGGCGTCCGCCCAGTCCCAGACCTCGGCGAGCAGCTGCTCCCGGGAGAGCACCGCGCGGGGAGTGTTCGCCAGGCACACCAGGAGGTCGAACTCGGTGGGCGTCAGATGGACGTCCTCGCTGCGTACCCGCACCCTGCGCTGAGCGTGGTCGATCTCCAGTTCGCCCAGGCGCAGGATGCCGCTGCGCGGGGCGGAGGCCGCCAGGGCCGCCCGCTCCATGCGGCGCAGCAGCACATGCACGCGTGCCGCGAGTTCCCGCATGGAGAACGGCTTGGTCATGTAGTCGTCGGCGCCGACGCCCAGCCCGACCAGCATGTCGGTCTCGTCGTCGCGCGCGGTCAGCATCATCACCGGCACCGGCCGCTGGGCCTGTACGCGCCGGCAGACCTCCAGGCCGTCGAAGCCCGGCAGCATGATGTCGAGGATCAGCAGGTCGGGCTGCCAGGCCTCCGCCGTGTCGACGGCGGACGGACCGTCGCCCGCCGTCTGCACCAGGAATCCCTCGGCACGAAGGCGGGTCGCGATGGCGTCCACGATCGTCGCGTCGTCCTCGACCACCAGGACCCGGCGCTGTGCGCCCGGTGTGGCCGCCGCCGTGCCGTTGTGGGAGGTGTGTGTCTGCTCCATCGCCCGCCCCTGAAGTGTGCTTTCCGGAATCCGTGGGGTGAATCCGTCTCTGCGCATGACTGCGATTGACGCTTGAATGATCCGCGTCCGTGCAGCAGCGTACGGGGAGTCACCGCGGCTTTGCTATCCAGGGCGGACGCCGAGGTGAACGACGTCAGGAACGCCCCGGGCAACGGGGATCTCTTCGGTACGCACCTGTTGGAACCCGGCATTCCGCAGGGTTTCCTCAAAATCGGTGGACGGTCGGGCGGACCACACCGCGAGTACTCCGCCGGGGGTCAACACCCTCGCGCAGTCCCGGAGTCCGGCGGGGGAGTAGAGCCCGTCATTGCCCTCGGTGACGGTCCAGTCGGGGCCGTTGTCGATGTCGAGACACAGGGCGTCGAACGTGTCGGACGTCTTATGGACGTACGTCACCAGATCGACCTCGACGATCTTCGCGCGGGGGTCGGCGAGAGCACGCGCGGAAAGTTCGGCCAGGGGGCCCGCGCGGTGCCAGTCGATGACGGCGGGTTCGCGCTCCACCACCGTGATGCGGCCCCAGCGGGGTGCGGCGGCGGCGTGCGCGAGGGAGAAGCCGACGCCGAGTCCGCCGATGAGGACGTGCGGGTCCTGTCGCGGACCGCGCCCCGCACGAGTGTCGGCGGCGTCGAGCGCGCCCAGGGCGGCGTCGACCAGTCGGCGCTCCGAGCGGCCGTCGGAGGTGTCCATCAGGAAGCAGCCGTTCGCGATGATCTGCAGCAGGCCGCCGTGCCGGCGGAGCACCACCTCCCCGTACGGGCCCTCGCGGCGGTCCAGGACTTCGGGAATGTCGTAGGGGGTGGACATGCGTTCATCCTGGCAGCACTCCTCGTGCGGCGGGGCGCCCCCGTCGGTCCGGGGCGTTCCGGGCGGCGCCCGGCGGTCCCGGGGTGGCGGTCCCGGGCGGTGCTCGGCGGCCCCCGGGAGTCCGATGAGGTGCTCCTCGCTTCCCGGCCGCCGGACCGGATGCCGCCGGATGCCGCCGGGTGATCGCTGAGGGCGAACGCGATCGCACACGGCCCGGGAACAATCAAGGGCTCAGGACCATTGAGTCGGTATAACTCAACTTGACTGCCGAAGGGGAGATCATGGCTACTGAGTCCGCACCGCTCGCCCTGCCCGTGCTGCCGCTCGACGACGAGGTCGTGCTGCCCGGGATGGTGGTCCCGCTGGACCTGAGCGATTCCGAGGTGCGCGCCGCGGTGGAGGCCGCCCAGGCCGCCGCCACGTCGGAGCCGGGAAAGCCCAGGGTCCTGCTGGTGCCACGCATCGACGGGACCTACGCCGCCACCGGCGTCCTGGGCACGGTCGAACAGGTCGGCAGGCTGGCCGACGGCGACCCGGGCGCCCTGATCCGGGGCCGGGACCGGGTGCGGATCGGCGCCGGGACGACCGGGCCGGGTGCCGCGCTGTGGGTGGAGGGCACCCGGATCGACGAGACCGTGCCGGAGCCCGCCCCGAGTTCTTCACCTCGCTCGGACAAGGGAGCCCCCTATCCCGGCCAGGTGGCAGAACTGGTCACCGAGTACAAGGCACTCGCCACCGCCTGGCTGCGCAAGCGCGGCGCATGGCAGGTCGTCGACCGCGTCCAGGCCATCGACGACGTCTCCGCCCTCGCCGACAACTCCGGTTACTCACCGTTCCTGTCCACCGAACAGAAGCTGGCCCTGCTGGAGACCGCCGACCCGGTGGCCCGGCTGAAGCTCGCCACCCAGCAGCTGCGCGACCACCTCGCCGAACAGGACGTCGCTGAGTCCATCGCCAAGGACGTCCAGGACGGTGTCGACAAACAGCAGCGCGAGTTCCTGCTGCGCCGCCAGCTGGAAGCCGTACGCAAGGAACTGCGCGAGCTGAACGGTGAACAGGAGGGCGAGGAATCCGACGACTACCGGAGCCGCGTCGAGGCCGCGGACCTGCCGGAGAAGGTGCGCGAGGCCGCGCTCAAGGAGGTCGACAAGCTGGAGCGCTCCTCCGACCAGTCGCCCGAGGGCTCGTGGATCCGCACCTGGCTCGACACGGTGCTCGAGATGCCGTGGAACGAGCGCACCGAGGACGCGTACGACATCCAGGGCGCCCGGGCCGTGCTCGACGCCGAGCACTCGGGCCTGACGGACGTGAAGGAGCGCATCACCGAGTACCTGGCGGTGCGCAAGCGGCGTGCCGAGCGCGGGCTCGGGGTCGTCGGCGGCCGCCGCGGCGGAGCCGTGCTCGCCCTCGTCGGCCCGCCCGGCGTCGGCAAGACGAGCCTCGGAGAATCCGTCGCCCACGCGATGGGCCGTAAGTTCGTCCGGGTCGCCCTCGGCGGCGTCCGCGACGAGGCCGAGATCCGCGGTCACCGGCGTACGTACGTCGGCGCGCTGCCCGGCCGGATCGTGCGGGCCGTCAAGGAGGCCGGGTCGATGAACCCGGTGGTGCTGCTCGACGAGATCGACAAGGTGGGGTCGGACTTCCGGGGCGACCCGTCCGCCGCCCTCCTCGAAGTGCTGGACCCGGCGCAGAACCACACCTTCCGCGACCACTACCTGGAGGTCGAGCTGGACCTCTCGGACGTCGTCTTCCTGGCCACCGCCAACGTCCTGGAAGCCATCCCGGAGGCGCTGGCGGACCGGATGGAGATCGTCCGCCTGGACGGCTACACCGAGGACGAGAAGGTCGTCATCGCACGCGACCACCTGCTCCCGCGCCAGCTGGAGCGCGCCGGGCTCGCCCCCGACGAGGTCACCCTCGAGGAGGGCGCGCTGCGCAGACTGGCCGGCGAGTACACACGCGAGGCGGGCGTCCGCACCCTGGAGCGGTCCATCGCGCGGCTGCTGCGCAAGGTCGCGGCCCAGCACGAACTGGGCGAGCGGGAACTGCCCCTCACCGTCGGGGACGGTGATCTGCGTGCTCTGATCGGACGGCCCCACCACGTGCCCGAGTCCGCTCAGGAACCGGCCGAGCGCCGCACCGCCGTCCCCGGTGTCGCCACCGGGCTCGCGGTGACCGGCGCCGGCGGTGACGTCCTCTATGTGGAGGCGTCCCTGGCCGACCCGGAGACGGGCGCCGCCGGACTGACCCTGACCGGTCAGCTGGGCGACGTGATGAAGGAGTCGGCGCAGATCGCGCTGAGCTTCCTGCGGTCCCACGGCGCCGAACTGGAGCTTCCGGTCGGCGACCTGAAGGAGCGGGGCGCGCACATCCACTTCCCGGCGGGCGCGGTGCCCAAGGACGGCCCGAGCGCCGGCGTCACGATGACCACCGCCCTGGCCTCGCTGCTCTCCGGCCGCCTGGTCCGTACGGACGTGGCGATGACCGGTGAGGTCTCGCTGACCGGCCGGGTGCTGCCGATCGGCGGGGTGAAGCAGAAGCTGCTCGCGGCGCACCGGGCGGGGATCACCACCGTGATCATCCCCAAGCGCAACGAGCCCGACCTGGACGACGTCCCCGCCCACGTGCTGGACGGGCTCGACGTCCACGCCGTGACCGACGTCCGCCAGGTCCTGGAGCTGGCGCTCTCGCCCGCGACGAACGGCGCGGCGCCGGAGGTTCCGGTGGCGGTGTGACGGCGTCACCGGACGGGCGGCGGCCCGGGAACCCCGTGAGGGAGGCCCGGGCCGCCGCCGTACGGGACCGGAGTCGGGCCGTACGAGACCGGGGCCGCCGCCGTACGGGACCGGGGCCGGCCGCACGGAACAGGAACCGGCTGGCGCGGGAACGCGCCGACTGGACGGCCGGGCGGGTGCGCGTGGTGCGCGGCGGCGGGCGCCTGGCCCGGACGCGGCACCAGCTGCCCGCCGCGCAGCTCACCGAGGCCCAGTGGCGTGCACGCTGGGAGGCGGCCCGCTGGTTTCTGCGGGCGGACGGGGAGAGCGGAAAACGCTACGGGAACGAGACGATCCGCATCGCGCCGGACGGCCAGGTGAGCATCCGGCTGCCCACCCCGCTCGCAGGCCTGGCCAATGCCCCGCACGGCCGGTACGTGCTCACCGGCCGGGCGGCCTTTGCGCACCGCGGGCCGCAGTG
Coding sequences within it:
- a CDS encoding sensor histidine kinase, with product MSDGPAARRGPGDPGPWGGVRPFSIKTKLGALVVISVLITTGLSMIAVQTKTELRFITVFSMIATLLITQFVAHSLTAPLDDMNAVARSISHGDYTRRVREHRRDELGDLAQTINVMADELEAQDQQRKELVANVSHELRTPIAGLRAVLENIVDGITEADPETMRTALKQTERLGRLVETLLDLSRLDNGVVPLRRQRFEVWPYLSGVLKEANMVASARAGMTTGSGGHTRTDVHLSLDVRPPELTAYVDPERIHQVVANLIDNAVKHSPPHGRVTVKARPGPQPDSLQLEILDEGPGIPRTEWHRVFERFNRGSVNLPHGPGSDGGTGLGLAIARWAVDLHGGRIGVAESERGCRILITLPGASPSAG
- a CDS encoding response regulator transcription factor, which produces MEQTHTSHNGTAAATPGAQRRVLVVEDDATIVDAIATRLRAEGFLVQTAGDGPSAVDTAEAWQPDLLILDIMLPGFDGLEVCRRVQAQRPVPVMMLTARDDETDMLVGLGVGADDYMTKPFSMRELAARVHVLLRRMERAALAASAPRSGILRLGELEIDHAQRRVRVRSEDVHLTPTEFDLLVCLANTPRAVLSREQLLAEVWDWADASGTRTVDSHIKALRRKIGAERIRTVHGVGYALETPTP
- a CDS encoding spermidine synthase, with the translated sequence MSTPYDIPEVLDRREGPYGEVVLRRHGGLLQIIANGCFLMDTSDGRSERRLVDAALGALDAADTRAGRGPRQDPHVLIGGLGVGFSLAHAAAAPRWGRITVVEREPAVIDWHRAGPLAELSARALADPRAKIVEVDLVTYVHKTSDTFDALCLDIDNGPDWTVTEGNDGLYSPAGLRDCARVLTPGGVLAVWSARPSTDFEETLRNAGFQQVRTEEIPVARGVPDVVHLGVRPG
- the lon gene encoding endopeptidase La, with the translated sequence MATESAPLALPVLPLDDEVVLPGMVVPLDLSDSEVRAAVEAAQAAATSEPGKPRVLLVPRIDGTYAATGVLGTVEQVGRLADGDPGALIRGRDRVRIGAGTTGPGAALWVEGTRIDETVPEPAPSSSPRSDKGAPYPGQVAELVTEYKALATAWLRKRGAWQVVDRVQAIDDVSALADNSGYSPFLSTEQKLALLETADPVARLKLATQQLRDHLAEQDVAESIAKDVQDGVDKQQREFLLRRQLEAVRKELRELNGEQEGEESDDYRSRVEAADLPEKVREAALKEVDKLERSSDQSPEGSWIRTWLDTVLEMPWNERTEDAYDIQGARAVLDAEHSGLTDVKERITEYLAVRKRRAERGLGVVGGRRGGAVLALVGPPGVGKTSLGESVAHAMGRKFVRVALGGVRDEAEIRGHRRTYVGALPGRIVRAVKEAGSMNPVVLLDEIDKVGSDFRGDPSAALLEVLDPAQNHTFRDHYLEVELDLSDVVFLATANVLEAIPEALADRMEIVRLDGYTEDEKVVIARDHLLPRQLERAGLAPDEVTLEEGALRRLAGEYTREAGVRTLERSIARLLRKVAAQHELGERELPLTVGDGDLRALIGRPHHVPESAQEPAERRTAVPGVATGLAVTGAGGDVLYVEASLADPETGAAGLTLTGQLGDVMKESAQIALSFLRSHGAELELPVGDLKERGAHIHFPAGAVPKDGPSAGVTMTTALASLLSGRLVRTDVAMTGEVSLTGRVLPIGGVKQKLLAAHRAGITTVIIPKRNEPDLDDVPAHVLDGLDVHAVTDVRQVLELALSPATNGAAPEVPVAV